The sequence cctgatgctgctgctgctggtcctgATGCTGCTGGTCCTGATGCTGCTGgtcctgatgctgctgctgctggtcctgATGCTGGTGCCGCTCTGTCTCAGATTTGCTCGCTTGTTTCCGCTTCTACGTCCCAGTTTAAATCATCGCAGCTTCCCAACATCCTCCACAGTCTGGGTGTGACTTCATATGTTAAAGCCCCAGAAAAGGGGGGAGGTGGGGTGTCCAGCATCACAGGTGCCCCGAGAGGTTTtgttctcctcctgcctccGGGTCCTAGGTTTAGTGAGAGGGGTGGGGTGCATGCACTGGAGTtgatgatggaggggggggattaccgtctcctcctcctcctcccgacgCTGCCGTCTGTTCGCTGGGAGAGTGACTGACAACGAGAGAGTCTGCGCTCCGGTCGGTGCATGGACGCCAGCGGCGGGGggaagggatggatggatggaggagggggtggagcaACAAGATGAAAGGCAACAGATataaagaaagggagagagggcaAGGTggcagagggatggagggatggagggatgaggagggacGTGAAAGTGGAGGAGGGACAAGGCAGAAATATATAAAGACAATTCATCCTAAGCTCTGAAATCCTCTCATCGAAGGCGCCTGCAGCAAAGTGTTGTTTTATCATCCGAACTCACATCGgaaaagaaactgaacaaaGAACACAAGAATCACCtccaaaaataaacaacaggaaTATGAAACTTGTATTTTCTGTGTAAATGTCTATTTTCCAAaagataaatagaaaaatatatctACATAGATATTCACTGGACTTTTTTATTCATcgaaaaatacagaaatatacaTGAGATGAAATATGATACATTATactaaaaaatcaaaaaaaatttagaatatataataaaagGAACATGGGCTGAAtaaaggggggggtgggggggattcaAATGAGCTGAATGAAAGgtgggaggatgggggggggggggggtctaaaaGCTGGAGGCTAAAAACCTGGGGGTGGACAGATTAAGCTGCAGGGAGGAGTCAGGGTTCGAGGCCTGAGGCAAAATCCATCATCCTTTTCTGTCCTTCAGTCAAAGGAGCCGCTGGATGACACGTCATGGAAACTTTCAATTACTTCAAGGTTTTCAGAGAATATCTTCTTCACAGTTTTAGTCTTAAAAATAAACCTTAAATCTCCTcaggctgctggaggagagggggggggggctgcacctCCTGCTGGTGAGAGGCAGCGACTGCAAGGCGAAAAAGTTTTTCTAAGATCAAATCAACAAACTCATTAAGTTTTATTTTCCTGAGAAACTGAGAACTGAGAGGATTGATTCTACTGAGATTAAATGGAGGGTGTATAGATGAACGAattgataatgtgtgtgtgtgtgtgtgtgggggggggggggggttaacatcCTGAATTTATTTCTTATGTGTCTGATTTTCAGaggtttctctgtgtctgtgtccttcaGCAACTAGAGTCACTTTCTCCCTCGGCCAGGGAATCAACACAAGTACACAACAACATAGAAAAGGAGCacatgttccccccccccccattcattgTCTGAAGTGGCCCACGTCCTCACACATGTAGCATCGTCATCCTGCAGCGTGTGAACACCCTATATGGTAGCGGGGGGGAGGCCACGGCCTGAATTTAGCAAATGGGGGGTTGACAGGGTCCCaggggagatgggggggggggggggggatggtaaTAATTGCTCTCAGCTCTGATGGGCCTCTGAAGGAGTGAATCCattagtgggtttataaggtactaacagctctttaaggtaaaaaggcgccatattattaaaggccttgaaggtgaggaggagaattttaaattctattctagatttaactggaagccagtgtagcgatgctaatgctggagaaatgtagaaacctcagagagagccacatgtgagggatccccctcccaggatggacaggagCGTGATATGTACCAGGACCAGGGTGCAGTGAATCCCTTGGCTTCGTTCACATTGTGTCTTCACCACTGGCAACTGAGCTCCTTCAACCTGTGCAGCCCCAACACGACACTCATCCCGCACCAGCACGGAGACTGGTTTGTCCACCGGCAGCCACGCCCCTCATGTGGGGCTCGACGGGAGGAAGGAGcagaagtgtgaggaggagggaagaaggaCCCGCACCAGAAGATGGGCCTCACAAGGTGTCTGCACTTGAGGAGACGAAGCATGACTGTGACTACCCCAGATCTCAGAGACGTGATGGTCTCCGTGATCTGGAATGCAACAAGGGAATTATGCAGCGTGGagattacatattaaaacatcaagggtgcagatgatgtttgagagtcaatgttccttcttgtggtgtccaaCATAGCGTGAGTAGCATGGATGATGGAGTGCTGCAGGCGTAGCTGTGCCACATCTTAGGGAGTGTGGGGAACAGCATTCAGGTGTttggcctcagctctggcagggatggtgaagctttgaggagatctGCTGGAACttgattcctttgggaaaggGAACgttgtcaggagacaggagcCTGGACCCATGGCTGGAGATGGGACTACAGCTCCCAATCCTGTTGGAGTGACGAgactgaattgtttcattcataacgttcagtgcagacttcattccacagaggaaacaggatgGAAGCCCCAGTGGATCCAGTGCTGcctctgcctccgagggacaacatcccGAGGTGAGGGAGACGTTGGTGAATCTGGAAGGACCGAGCCTACATGTCGTAAATAAAGTGAACTTCTTCATGGAGGACTCACTCGGACTGAGACAAACGACCCACAGAGGAACAACGGTCACTTGGTCAACAGCTGAGACgctgaagcaactggtggcaatactgcagcagcagtgtgagcaaGAGGGGTTGGGTTTTTACTTTCTTGTTCACTTCCTTCTCCTTATTTTCAGCTGCGTTGCTTCAACGTTTCACTGTAAGGGAAGTAGTTGGTCAACGTGAGCAACAGGAACCTCACGTTCATGTCACTGTTTCTCCTGAATTCATGTGAtaaatggtttattttcttttgtagagTTTATTATTTACTCTATAACCAGACCCAAGGTCAGATTCTTGTTGAGTTTAATGCTGattttgttgtgtctttgtttgtgtgttaacaacagaTTTCATGATAAAGACTggagacatttctttctttcttaatttctctctttctcagtaAATTAGTAGGAAGTGGGAGGCAGCCTCTCATTTCTAATGAAGAAACCGTGATGCTTGTCACACTGAATgatgtgttgatttattttcagacaCAGTGAAGTTAAAGATGTGACCATATATGACAACGACTCTGAGACATGACGGACGGTTACTTCTTCATTTACTTTATTGGTCCACAGGCAAACTAAGTTCAATCCACAGCTGGAAACCACtgaatcacatttgattcacGTGAACATTTTGAAGCCCAAGTCAATAATGTTATTAAATCTTATTACAGAAAAATCCTCCATGCACATGTGACCTGAACAAATGGTTAAATAGCTCTTGGCTCCATGTGTTTGAATATGAACCTGAATAAGTTACATTCATTCAGTAACTTAAAGATAAGTTTgcaatttgttattgttttttttaacacaggaTTAAACCAATAAACATGAGACAGAAATTCAAGCTGGACcacctgtaaaatatcaaagtcCAGATGTGAAGCTGCTCCAGAGGTGACGTGTGTCGTCCTTTATTTGGACTGAATCTCCTGATGTTTGCATCACTCATGTGAACGAGTGACAAGTGTCTGAATCTAAAAGTCGCTGCTGCTCATTAGTTCATCGTCAGATATTCACACAGTCTCTGGTCGACGGGGGAAAGTCGGTGCTGATGGATATTTTCTCTACATGCAACTAGCACATGACGACAGAGGAGACATGTCACTGAGGGGAAGTGATCCACAGGAAGTAAACCCCACATTGCACTTTTTACTAAGAACcgagaagcagaggagagaaagaagaagaatggaTGAAATCAAACGGATTCAAATGTCTTTACATCTGCTACTGGTGCTGATTCCATTTACAGGTGAGAATAAATACACTTACACAACTTTACCAGTGTGAACAATAAGAATAACACcagattgtttgtgtttgcttttaaaagtGAAGAGTTTCACTGATGTGTTGGGGCACAAGTCTGGCtcattcaggggactgatactTATGAGTACTCTGATATTGtacttgtgtatatttgtgtactGGATTATTCCTCATATTTTGATCTGCCCATTAACTCACGGTTTAACTGGTTAGATttggaggttaaaggtcaaggtttCAGGTATTTGGCCTCTcaccagaggtgtaaagtaacgaattacatttactcacgttactgtaattgagtagtttttttgtgtactttgtaattttttgagtagcttttgaaatgggtaattttacttttacttaagtcgattttgactgaagtattgtacttcgctacattggaaattacatccgttactgagtaaaaaaaaaagttcaaggcgcaaggcaattctcactgcagtggtagatgctgcatagagtggatgacgttccctcacgtgcacgttcaacatatgaaaactgatcataaagttcactgttcgcgaaaaatatgcgcgacatggagaacactgcacagggagccactgcagagcggctgcagagccgcgagttgccgacccctggctacggcgaaagagcgatttgtttactgctccgccgttaaagagatgcggacgtcaaaacattagttcagcTAGAATATTACTTCCGCCccgcattttcccctcccggtcgcgcgcacCACCTGTGCCTCCGTGCTCCGTGTTATGCCTAGATGAGgcgcaccacacagtttgagaatcactgcgctacacagggccggccctagcacatttggcgctctatgcaagcttcactcctggcggcGGCGATCGTAACAACATAGTGCAAGCATTcaatttagacagcgtctctcctcaggagaaggaaaacaggaaaccgtaacgttttagctagacctcagataatatgaaagtgttcaccgttcaaattcaatatttgtcattaagtttcgttcagttcaacgttctcataaaaatgaacgtgttcaatgaacgcgttcttttgaactcgttcatgcacaacactgcctgaaactcaatactggcctacctgtgctggatgctgttcactgcaaagaGCCCGGATGAGCTGTACTCACtttgaaaatcagctgctgctcaaactcaacaagaagtttgtagactagtgctctaaagatggaccaaagtttaaccaaaagtttaaatatacagtgggacagcagcattttaactttttattttagctgtcatgtggttcatgtcttgacatctcctcccaaaagttcttaaatgttgtgttgacatgttcaatgtttaatgtttcacatgttaaatgtttaatgtttcacatgtttaatgtcattgcacttatatttgtaaagattctcctttaattaaaaatgactgtttttggattggatttatgaccccttgtccttttttgcactgtataggagcggcccccatcaagttgttggaagtaactaagtaacttttacttaaagtacattttagatgaactactttttacttttacttgagtagatttttagatgggtacttttacttgtacttgagtaaaatttcatcaaagtaaaggtacttttacttgagtacaatatttcagtactttttacacctctgcctCTCACATATCTCAAGTCTGAATTTCTTCAGATTCTGACCAGTTGTCTCCTCCAATGAAAACTTAacagattagatttcagtgatcAAGTGTCAGAGTGACctcatgagtctggagacaaaaGCACGTAGACTGGAACTGGACTGGTTGGCTGAGGCATTCAAATGCAGGGAGAAAACTGTAGTTGATGTTTTTCAGGTTTATCTTGTCAGTCATGATCCATTTGGTCTTAATTTACAAAGTTATGTCTAAAAGAATCCTCACATTCAGAAGTGTATGAAAATATGAGTCTTTTTCTTGGTTCAGTTTAATTGTTGCTGTgtctctctcatttcctccacaGTGCTCGCTTTCCAATTGTcctccatcatcatcagagctggagctgaagtCACTTTGTCTTGTGACAAGATGAGAGAAGATCATGTGAACTGTGGAGCTACTACCTGGCTCTTCAGTGATTCAGAGGGGACTGAATCAGTAAACCTGTTTGTAAACAGGCAGCTCGACACATCTAAGATTTCCAAATCTAAAGCAGACAGACCACGTCTTGCTGCAAACTGTTCTCTGGTTATTAGTGAGGTCACAGCTGAAGATGCTGGTGATTACGTCTGCAGACAGTTTAACCAGACAACACAACCATATGAAGATCATCATGTTGATCTCTCTGTTGTCAACGGTGAGTAAAAGAGTCTCTTCATAAAAACATTATGATAATTCTGATCATTCTGATGGACATAGTTTCACTCATGTTATCTTTCTCTCACAATATCTCCATCATCACCAGTGACTGAGCAGAAGAGAAGTGATGAGGTGACGttgagctgctctgtgtccacATGTAGAAGATGTGTCCTCACAGTGAAGTGGCTgtttatgaataaaaatgtgactgaaaacaacaaagaccTGAAGACATCACAGTCTTCCTGCTCGGCCAATGTGAGCTTCTCAAAATCCCATTTAGTTAACAACATGAAGAACTATAGCTCATTAACATGTAAAGTGAATGATGGTGACAAAGAGGAAAAGTTTTCCTTCATCCCTCCGTCatcaggtgagaaaacacagaacacgatgaactgctcctgatccaataaattccatttgttaacacatttctttttcttaagaAGGAAAGAACGAACCAGCTCCAGGAAACAATGAGATGACAACAGGTACTGAATATTCACTGCACCTCTCAttcatctctgtgctgctgcgtgTTGATGGAGTTCATGTTAACAACATGTGTAAATACAGGAAGTTGGACTGAACAG comes from Pleuronectes platessa chromosome 17, fPlePla1.1, whole genome shotgun sequence and encodes:
- the LOC128460322 gene encoding uncharacterized protein LOC128460322 isoform X2, translated to MQLAHDDRGDMSLRGSDPQEVNPTLHFLLRTEKQRRERRRMDEIKRIQMSLHLLLVLIPFTVLAFQLSSIIIRAGAEVTLSCDKMREDHVNCGATTWLFSDSEGTESVNLFVNRQLDTSKISKSKADRPRLAANCSLVISEVTAEDAGDYVCRQFNQTTQPYEDHHVDLSVVNVTEQKRSDEVTLSCSVSTCRRCVLTVKWLFMNKNVTENNKDLKTSQSSCSANVSFSKSHLVNNMKNYSSLTCKVNDGDKEEKFSFIPPSSEGKNEPAPGNNEMTTDWWRYIRLVVGFASIVILVGILIRWRRNKIQGGDVAVAFSTVEAPSSSTGPSADPSSLYANVTFKQ
- the LOC128460322 gene encoding uncharacterized protein LOC128460322 isoform X5, coding for MQLAHDDRGDMSLRGSDPQEVNPTLHFLLRTEKQRRERRRMDEIKRIQMSLHLLLVLIPFTVLAFQLSSIIIRAGAEVTLSCDKMREDHVNCGATTWLFSDSEGTESVNLFVNRQLDTSKISKSKADRPRLAANCSLVISEVTAEDAGDYVCRQFNQTTQPYEDHHVDLSVVNVTEQKRSDEVTLSCSVSTCRRCVLTVKWLFMNKNVTENNKDLKTSQSSCSANVSFSKSHLVNNMKNYSSLTCKVNDGDKEEKFSFIPPSSGKNEPAPGNNEMTTDWWRYIRLVVGFASIVILVGILIRWRRNKIQGGDVAVAFSTVEAPSSSTGPSADPSSLYANVTFKQ
- the LOC128460322 gene encoding uncharacterized protein LOC128460322 isoform X1, whose translation is MQLAHDDRGDMSLRGSDPQEVNPTLHFLLRTEKQRRERRRMDEIKRIQMSLHLLLVLIPFTVLAFQLSSIIIRAGAEVTLSCDKMREDHVNCGATTWLFSDSEGTESVNLFVNRQLDTSKISKSKADRPRLAANCSLVISEVTAEDAGDYVCRQFNQTTQPYEDHHVDLSVVNVTEQKRSDEVTLSCSVSTCRRCVLTVKWLFMNKNVTENNKDLKTSQSSCSANVSFSKSHLVNNMKNYSSLTCKVNDGDKEEKFSFIPPSSEGKNEPAPGNNEMTTDWWWYIRLVVGFASIVILVVILIRWRRNKIQGGDVAVAFSTVEAPSSSTGPSADPSSLYANVTFIQ
- the LOC128460322 gene encoding uncharacterized protein LOC128460322 isoform X4 is translated as MQLAHDDRGDMSLRGSDPQEVNPTLHFLLRTEKQRRERRRMDEIKRIQMSLHLLLVLIPFTVLAFQLSSIIIRAGAEVTLSCDKMREDHVNCGATTWLFSDSEGTESVNLFVNRQLDTSKISKSKADRPRLAANCSLVISEVTAEDAGDYVCRQFNQTTQPYEDHHVDLSVVNVTEQKRSDEVTLSCSVSTCRRCVLTVKWLFMNKNVTENNKDLKTSQSSCSANVSFSKSHLVNNMKNYSSLTCKVNDGDKEEKFSFIPPSSGKNEPAPGNNEMTTDWWWYIRLVVGFASIVILVVILIRWRRNKIQGGDVAVAFSTVEAPSSSTGPSADPSSLYANVTFIQ